Proteins encoded by one window of Dermochelys coriacea isolate rDerCor1 chromosome 13, rDerCor1.pri.v4, whole genome shotgun sequence:
- the LOC119842335 gene encoding uncharacterized protein LOC119842335 isoform X2, giving the protein MAQSDRSMVGSRPVTGSLVPRKDSLGTDIFRNINGDCVVRSDLGCYLQTTEFLEKGHNIKIQGLHPACLGGDHYVGSRQDPNIYIIKGSSYRVVQDLSTDKGAQVFELHPRCRGGDHYGRLCWTFFIIFQNQGVIRSVTNLRTAEGENNVVLPPEYCKGLYYFGIDHFLTLIKMDEKWGAQFFLYPDMRFDKLDSFFSIHPKVLNFFPGGLTLTKGTSTSGWECIKTLHNDSDSPIIWSNKVTRKVGYAKQKMSSIEHNWSISTEMSIGAGELTKLITQVQFSLRAEYGGRSVCTEQEDWNEAREEQESIQVILEPQKNLYIWQYCLGIGQEPVLFCRDLQFTKENNPPYRIPLPPVP; this is encoded by the exons ATGGCCCAGTCAGATAGATCAATGGTG ggctccagGCCAGTCACTGGATCATTGGTCCCTCGGAAGGACTCCCTGGGCACAGACATCTTTCGCAACATCAATGGAGACTGTGTCGTCCGTTCTGACCTGGGATGCTACCTGCAGACGACTGAGTTCCTTGAGAAGGGGCACAACATCAAGATCCAGGGCCTACACCCTGCGTGCCTGGGTGGGGATCACTATGTGGGCAGCAGGCAGGACCCCAATATCTACATCATCAAAGGCAGTTCCTACCGGGTGGTGCAGGACCTAAGTACAGATAAGGGAGCTCAGGTCTTTGAGCTGCATCCCAGGTGCCGCGGTGGGGACCACTACGGGAGGCTTTGCTGGACCTTCTTCATCATTTTCCAAAACCAGGGTGTAATCCGCAGTGTGACTAATTTGAGGACAGCTGAAGGTGAAAATAATGTTGTCCTGCCCCCTGAATACTGCAAGGGGCTCTACTACTTCGGGATCGATCATTTCCTAACCCTGATCAAGATGGATGAGAAGTGGGGGGCTCAGTTCTTCCTGTACCCAGACATGAGATTTGACAAGCTGGACTCCTTCTTCTCCATCCACCCCAAAGTGCTGAACTTCTTCCCTGGGGGCTTGACCCTCACCAAGGGCACCTCAACCAGTGGCTGGGAGTGCATCAAGACCCTGCACAATGACTCCGACTCCCCCATCATCTGGTCCAACAAGGTCACCCGTAAGGTGGGCTATGCCAAGCAGAAGATGTCCAGCATTGAGCACAACTGGAGCATCTCCACTGAGATGTCTATTGGGGCTGGAGAACTCACCAAGCTCATCACCCAGGTCCAGTTCTCCCTCAGGGCCGAGTATGGTGGGAGAAGTGTCTGCACAGAGCAGGAGGACTGGAACGAAGCCCGAGAAGAACAGGAGTCAATCCAGGTGATCCTGGAGCCCCAAAAGAACCTCTATATCTGGCAGTACTGCCTCGGCATAGGTCAGGAGCCCGTCTTGTTCTGCAGGGACCTCCAGTTCACCAAAGAAAACAACCCACCCTACCGCATCCCGCTGCCTCCAGTCCCCTAA
- the LOC119842335 gene encoding uncharacterized protein LOC119842335 isoform X1: protein MDSWLGTELYVTILFLFPHLFISTQGSPSYLLDETGDMAQSDRSMVGSRPVTGSLVPRKDSLGTDIFRNINGDCVVRSDLGCYLQTTEFLEKGHNIKIQGLHPACLGGDHYVGSRQDPNIYIIKGSSYRVVQDLSTDKGAQVFELHPRCRGGDHYGRLCWTFFIIFQNQGVIRSVTNLRTAEGENNVVLPPEYCKGLYYFGIDHFLTLIKMDEKWGAQFFLYPDMRFDKLDSFFSIHPKVLNFFPGGLTLTKGTSTSGWECIKTLHNDSDSPIIWSNKVTRKVGYAKQKMSSIEHNWSISTEMSIGAGELTKLITQVQFSLRAEYGGRSVCTEQEDWNEAREEQESIQVILEPQKNLYIWQYCLGIGQEPVLFCRDLQFTKENNPPYRIPLPPVP, encoded by the exons ATGGACTCCTGGCTGGGCACAGAGTTATATGTCACGATCTTGTTCTTGTTTCCTCACCTCTTTATCTCCACGCAGGGCAGCCCTTCGTACTTACTGGATGAGACAGGAGACATGGCCCAGTCAGATAGATCAATGGTG ggctccagGCCAGTCACTGGATCATTGGTCCCTCGGAAGGACTCCCTGGGCACAGACATCTTTCGCAACATCAATGGAGACTGTGTCGTCCGTTCTGACCTGGGATGCTACCTGCAGACGACTGAGTTCCTTGAGAAGGGGCACAACATCAAGATCCAGGGCCTACACCCTGCGTGCCTGGGTGGGGATCACTATGTGGGCAGCAGGCAGGACCCCAATATCTACATCATCAAAGGCAGTTCCTACCGGGTGGTGCAGGACCTAAGTACAGATAAGGGAGCTCAGGTCTTTGAGCTGCATCCCAGGTGCCGCGGTGGGGACCACTACGGGAGGCTTTGCTGGACCTTCTTCATCATTTTCCAAAACCAGGGTGTAATCCGCAGTGTGACTAATTTGAGGACAGCTGAAGGTGAAAATAATGTTGTCCTGCCCCCTGAATACTGCAAGGGGCTCTACTACTTCGGGATCGATCATTTCCTAACCCTGATCAAGATGGATGAGAAGTGGGGGGCTCAGTTCTTCCTGTACCCAGACATGAGATTTGACAAGCTGGACTCCTTCTTCTCCATCCACCCCAAAGTGCTGAACTTCTTCCCTGGGGGCTTGACCCTCACCAAGGGCACCTCAACCAGTGGCTGGGAGTGCATCAAGACCCTGCACAATGACTCCGACTCCCCCATCATCTGGTCCAACAAGGTCACCCGTAAGGTGGGCTATGCCAAGCAGAAGATGTCCAGCATTGAGCACAACTGGAGCATCTCCACTGAGATGTCTATTGGGGCTGGAGAACTCACCAAGCTCATCACCCAGGTCCAGTTCTCCCTCAGGGCCGAGTATGGTGGGAGAAGTGTCTGCACAGAGCAGGAGGACTGGAACGAAGCCCGAGAAGAACAGGAGTCAATCCAGGTGATCCTGGAGCCCCAAAAGAACCTCTATATCTGGCAGTACTGCCTCGGCATAGGTCAGGAGCCCGTCTTGTTCTGCAGGGACCTCCAGTTCACCAAAGAAAACAACCCACCCTACCGCATCCCGCTGCCTCCAGTCCCCTAA